The genomic stretch AATTAATGCAAACCCTCTTCAAGACACATAGTCAACGCATCAAATCCGTTGAGTGCTTCTCGTAGCTCAGCATCAATTCCTTTTAGAATAGTTCGGATTGCAAGCAGGTTACTTGCGTTGTCATCGACGACTAGAATTTTTGATCGTTCATTCATTTGATTTCATATACCGAGAGCAATAAACTTATAATTTCATCGAGACTGACAATATAATCAATATTAGATTTTTCTATTCCTTCTTTTGACATCGTACTGAACTCACTTTCTTCTGGATTTAATATAATACTCAAACCACCTAATTGTTTTACATATGTCAATCCTTCTACGCCATCTGAATTTGCACCACTCAGTAATACAGCAATTAAGGAAGACTCAAATACTTCTGCAGCAGTTTGAAATAATACGTCTATGCTAGGACGAACTGACTTAACGGGACTATCTATCGAAAGTGCAAACCTAAGTGAAAAATTAGAATCTTGCTCGATAAGTAAATGATAATCCGGAGGAGCTATGTAAACATGACCAGTCTGTATAAACTCTTTATCTATCGCCATAGATACGTCTAAGTTAGAATTTTTATTTAATATAAATGCCAATTCACTATCCTTTCCAGCTGATAAATGGGAAACTACAGCAATAGGCAAAGGGTATTCTTTGTCTTGTCCTGAAATAGTTGACAATATATAGGAGAGACGAAATGGAAAAAAAAGTAAGTCCGACATATATTCGATATAGCGAAGCCTTTCAGAAAAAAGTGGTAGAAGAAATCAGGCAAGGAAAGTTTACGATGGAAGGAGCTAGAAAGTTTTACGACATTTCAGGCTCATCGACTGTGAGAAAGTGGTTGAAGAAATGGGGAACGAAAAGTGATTTAGCAAGAAAGGTGGTGATACAGATGCCGAATGAAGTAGAAGAACGAAAAAAGTTGAAAGAAGAGATCAAGAAGTTGAAGATAGCATTAGCAGATTCAGTAATGAAAAATCAAGTATATGAGACTTTGATAGAAGTTGTGGATGAGCATTACAATACGGACGTAAAAAAACTTTTCAGTAAAACTTTAGAGCGAGCAAGGACTAAGCGGCTAATATCATTTAGACGCTGTAGTCACTATCTAGGACATAGTAGAGCAAATTATTATAAAGGCAAAAAGAGGCTAATAAAAGAAGAAGAGAAAAAAGCAATAGTAATCAAAGAAGTGTTGAAAATACGCAAACTAAAAGCCAAAACAGGAACTATCAAATTAAAAAAGGAGATGGATAAGAAACTCTCATTTAAGATAGGCAGGGATTGGCTCTTTTCGCTTATGAACGA from Leptospiraceae bacterium encodes the following:
- a CDS encoding chemotaxis protein CheB, with the translated sequence MSDLLFFPFRLSYILSTISGQDKEYPLPIAVVSHLSAGKDSELAFILNKNSNLDVSMAIDKEFIQTGHVYIAPPDYHLLIEQDSNFSLRFALSIDSPVKSVRPSIDVLFQTAAEVFESSLIAVLLSGANSDGVEGLTYVKQLGGLSIILNPEESEFSTMSKEGIEKSNIDYIVSLDEIISLLLSVYEIK